In Bacillus sp. KH172YL63, one genomic interval encodes:
- the mecA gene encoding adaptor protein MecA: protein MEIERINEHTVKFYISYGDIEDRGFDREEIWYNRERSEELFWEMMDEVHQEEEFGIEGPLWIQVQALDKGLEVLVTRAQMSKDGQRFELPIPEDKLKELPVDERIEDLLDQHFHIKQDQDEDAEVSLDFTLKFNDFEDAIALSHRMKDMPLEHLETKLLAFENKYYIYVKFSETHFVEEDIDNMLSLLLEYADESRMTVHRIEEYGKVVLTENVFVTLSKHFS from the coding sequence TTGGAAATCGAACGCATAAATGAACATACCGTAAAGTTCTATATATCATACGGGGATATCGAGGATCGCGGCTTCGACCGTGAAGAAATCTGGTATAATCGTGAACGAAGCGAGGAACTGTTCTGGGAGATGATGGATGAAGTCCATCAAGAAGAAGAGTTCGGTATCGAAGGTCCGCTTTGGATTCAGGTTCAGGCTCTCGACAAAGGGCTTGAAGTGTTAGTGACAAGGGCGCAGATGTCAAAAGACGGTCAGCGATTTGAACTTCCGATTCCTGAAGATAAGTTGAAGGAGCTTCCTGTCGATGAAAGAATTGAAGACCTGCTCGATCAGCATTTCCATATTAAGCAAGATCAAGATGAAGATGCCGAGGTGTCACTTGACTTTACTTTGAAATTCAATGACTTCGAGGATGCGATTGCTCTTTCTCATAGGATGAAAGATATGCCTCTGGAGCATTTAGAAACAAAGCTGCTGGCTTTTGAAAATAAGTATTATATTTACGTCAAATTTTCAGAAACCCACTTTGTAGAAGAAGATATCGACAATATGTTAAGTTTATTGCTTGAATATGCCGATGAGTCACGAATGACTGTCCATCGCATTGAAGAGTATGGAAAAGTGGTCCTCACCGAGAATGTATTTGTTACATTGAGTAAGCACTTTTCGTAA
- the cls gene encoding cardiolipin synthase, whose translation MKNTVRLLIFIAVLALSYIFYFDQYLSGMVKYISIVFTFSVIVIGFLIFFENRHPTQTLTWLVVLGAFPFLGFIFYLLFGRNYRKEKMYKKKYILDKETYNKYEPGPKDISPDMFSLFQEKHFQLAQRIGNSAISFSSETKLLTNGEETFGEILKWLQTAKHHIHMEYYIVRHDEIGNQIKDILIERAKDGVKIRFLYDAVGAWQLSKDYIAEMKEAGIEVVAFGPVKIPVLNNKFNFRNHRKIIVIDGSIGFVGGLNIGDEYLGKNPHFGFWRDTHLFVKGEAVRTLQLIFLQDWYYMTNDDFLTPGYLSPDPVEHVNDGGVQMIAGGPDNELSVLKNIFFSMITSAKKSVWIASPYFVPDEDIFSALKIAALSGVDVKLLVPHKPDKRIVFHASRSYFPDLLEAGARIFEYQKGFMHSKIVIVDEEMASIGTANMDMRSFHLNFEVNAFLYKTESTTSIVKEYLNDLEHSEELLLEEFQNRHLGYRILESTSRLMSPLL comes from the coding sequence ATGAAGAATACAGTAAGACTTCTTATTTTCATTGCCGTATTGGCACTCAGTTATATTTTTTACTTTGATCAATATCTTTCCGGAATGGTGAAATATATCAGTATTGTCTTCACTTTCTCGGTTATTGTAATCGGGTTCCTCATTTTCTTTGAAAATCGACATCCAACACAAACTTTAACTTGGCTTGTTGTATTAGGGGCATTCCCTTTCCTCGGCTTTATTTTTTATTTATTATTTGGCCGCAATTACCGTAAGGAAAAGATGTATAAGAAGAAGTACATATTGGATAAAGAAACCTACAATAAATATGAGCCGGGCCCAAAAGATATCAGCCCGGATATGTTCAGCCTGTTCCAGGAGAAACACTTCCAGCTTGCCCAGCGGATAGGCAATAGTGCGATTTCCTTCTCCAGTGAAACGAAGCTTTTGACCAATGGTGAAGAGACTTTTGGGGAAATCCTGAAGTGGCTTCAGACAGCGAAGCATCATATCCATATGGAATACTATATTGTCCGCCATGATGAGATCGGAAACCAGATTAAAGACATCCTGATCGAAAGGGCCAAAGATGGGGTCAAAATACGCTTTCTTTATGATGCTGTCGGGGCTTGGCAGTTATCAAAGGATTATATCGCAGAGATGAAGGAAGCAGGGATAGAAGTTGTGGCATTCGGGCCGGTAAAGATCCCTGTCCTGAATAATAAGTTCAACTTCAGGAATCACCGTAAGATCATCGTGATAGACGGAAGCATCGGATTTGTCGGCGGCCTGAATATCGGGGATGAGTACTTAGGGAAGAATCCTCATTTTGGCTTCTGGCGTGATACACATTTATTTGTGAAAGGTGAAGCGGTACGTACACTGCAATTGATCTTTCTGCAAGACTGGTATTATATGACGAACGATGATTTCTTGACCCCCGGGTATCTCAGCCCTGACCCCGTTGAACATGTGAATGACGGCGGCGTGCAGATGATAGCGGGGGGGCCGGACAATGAATTGAGTGTGTTGAAGAATATTTTCTTTTCCATGATCACGTCTGCCAAAAAAAGCGTATGGATCGCTTCTCCATATTTCGTTCCCGATGAAGATATTTTCTCAGCTTTGAAGATTGCGGCTTTAAGTGGGGTCGATGTGAAACTGCTGGTGCCTCATAAACCGGACAAGCGCATCGTCTTCCATGCTTCACGCTCTTATTTCCCGGATCTGTTGGAAGCTGGGGCCCGTATTTTTGAATATCAAAAAGGCTTCATGCATAGTAAAATCGTGATCGTAGATGAAGAGATGGCCTCTATTGGTACCGCCAATATGGATATGAGGAGTTTTCATCTTAATTTTGAAGTGAATGCGTTTTTGTATAAAACAGAAAGTACGACTTCCATTGTGAAAGAATATCTGAATGACTTAGAGCATTCAGAAGAATTGCTTCTGGAAGAATTTCAGAATCGCCACCTTGGCTATCGAATATTGGAATCCACTTCCCGTTTGATGTCACCTCTCCTATAA
- a CDS encoding competence protein CoiA, producing MLTALLNQRAFTTIHYSREELRIVKRRDLRFRCPHCSESVNLRIGHKNVPHFSHVSRTDCLLVGRESPTHLLGKELLYEKLRSMYEHVEVEHYIAGLNQVADLYVETGSRKIAVEIQCSTIPLSELAQRTSGYHSLGITPYWLLTQEVRKNGMLSLTSFQQAFIRYSPSLHYFLLQFLPEKKGFQLFFHLIPTSSSAFLCSAPVHIPFTQFSLPLTIQPSLIHSPYSLKDWYHYRTKWIRSKVHYYQGKKDPFLKEVYHDGDTFLYLPLYVGLPVLPHGTLIKTHSVQWQYYVWRDCLKKGTFTVKAVLDSLHQRVKKGDIELRTFVNADADQALDRVVKGYLDSLEKLGVIGQGSRGEFLAAPWKCPDQFSAFERHYEEFMPKWRHFIKTLMHSYRDGT from the coding sequence ATGTTAACAGCACTATTAAATCAGCGTGCGTTCACTACCATTCATTATTCACGGGAAGAATTAAGAATTGTAAAGAGAAGAGATCTGCGTTTTCGCTGTCCTCATTGCTCAGAGTCGGTCAATTTACGCATCGGCCATAAAAATGTCCCCCATTTCTCTCATGTTTCCCGTACCGATTGCCTGCTTGTCGGGCGTGAGTCCCCGACCCATCTGCTCGGCAAGGAACTCTTGTATGAAAAACTCCGTTCGATGTATGAACATGTTGAAGTAGAGCACTACATAGCCGGGCTCAATCAGGTGGCGGACCTTTATGTGGAGACCGGCTCAAGAAAGATCGCCGTTGAAATACAATGCTCCACCATCCCCCTCTCAGAGCTCGCTCAAAGGACCAGTGGCTATCACAGCCTGGGGATTACACCTTATTGGCTCCTTACACAGGAAGTAAGGAAGAATGGAATGTTGTCCCTTACATCCTTTCAACAAGCTTTTATCCGATATTCTCCTTCTTTACATTACTTTTTACTACAATTCCTTCCGGAGAAGAAGGGCTTTCAACTGTTTTTCCACCTCATTCCAACTTCATCATCAGCTTTTTTATGCTCGGCCCCCGTCCATATTCCGTTCACTCAATTCAGCCTTCCCCTGACCATACAACCATCCCTCATCCATTCACCTTATTCATTGAAAGATTGGTACCATTACCGTACAAAGTGGATCCGTAGCAAGGTACATTACTATCAGGGAAAGAAAGACCCGTTTCTGAAGGAGGTATACCACGATGGAGACACATTCCTGTATTTACCCCTTTATGTCGGATTGCCGGTCCTTCCACACGGAACCCTCATTAAAACACACAGCGTTCAGTGGCAGTATTATGTATGGCGGGATTGTTTGAAGAAAGGGACTTTTACTGTGAAGGCTGTATTGGATTCCCTCCATCAGCGGGTTAAAAAGGGGGATATAGAATTAAGGACATTCGTGAATGCCGATGCGGACCAGGCACTCGACAGGGTTGTTAAGGGATACCTGGATAGTCTGGAGAAGCTTGGAGTAATAGGGCAGGGCAGCAGGGGAGAATTCCTGGCGGCACCATGGAAATGCCCTGATCAATTTTCTGCATTCGAACGGCACTATGAAGAATTCATGCCCAAGTGGAGGCATTTCATAAAAACCCTGATGCATTCATACCGAGACGGAACCTGA
- the pepF gene encoding oligoendopeptidase F, protein MSKDTAVKSLPGRKDVEENLTWRLEDIFESDEAWEKEYKEIKQLTGRAEEFKGTLADSADQLYKAFAFQDEIMERMGKVYTYSHMRYDQDTTNSYYQGLDDRAKSLYTQLGSKFAYLVPEILSIDEEKLKGFLDEKKELQQYKHALEEINLERPHILSAEEEALLAQASEVFSASSNTFGMLNNADLEFPTITDENGEEVDITHGRFIRFLESSDRRVRQEAFKKVYETYGQFENTFASTLSGAVKKDNFIANVRHYDSARHAALSNNNIPEEVYDNLVGTVNKNLHLLQRYVKLRKKVLGLDEVHMYDLYTPLVKEVKMDISYDEAQQMILDGLKPLGEEYANVLKEGFESRWVDVVENKGKRSGAYSSGAYGTNPYILMNWQDNVNNLFTLAHEFGHSVHSYYTRKTQPYTYGHYSIFVAEVASTCNEALLNDYLLNTIEDEKKRLYLLNHYLEGFRGTVFRQTMFAEFEHLIHKKAQEGEALTSEFLTKEYYELNKKYFGDDIAIDEEIGLEWARIPHFYYNYYVYQYATGFSAATALSQQILEEGEPAVERYIDFLKAGSSDYPIEVLKKAGVDVTTTKPVEDACKVFEEKLNEMEELLEKLQ, encoded by the coding sequence ATGTCAAAAGATACAGCTGTAAAAAGCCTGCCCGGCAGGAAAGACGTCGAAGAGAATTTAACGTGGAGATTGGAAGATATTTTCGAAAGTGATGAAGCGTGGGAGAAGGAATATAAAGAAATCAAACAATTAACGGGGCGTGCAGAAGAGTTTAAAGGTACACTCGCAGACAGCGCAGATCAATTATACAAAGCATTTGCCTTCCAGGATGAAATAATGGAACGTATGGGGAAGGTATATACATATTCTCATATGCGCTATGATCAGGATACGACCAATTCATATTACCAGGGACTAGATGATCGTGCAAAGAGCCTGTATACGCAACTTGGAAGCAAGTTTGCCTACCTTGTGCCTGAAATCCTGTCAATTGATGAGGAGAAGCTCAAGGGATTCCTTGATGAGAAGAAAGAACTGCAGCAGTACAAACATGCACTCGAAGAGATCAACCTCGAACGCCCTCACATCCTTTCAGCTGAAGAAGAGGCGCTGCTTGCCCAGGCATCCGAGGTGTTCAGTGCTTCAAGCAATACATTTGGTATGTTGAACAATGCGGATCTTGAGTTTCCAACCATTACAGATGAAAATGGGGAAGAAGTGGACATCACACACGGACGTTTCATCCGCTTCCTTGAGAGCAGCGACCGCCGTGTCCGCCAAGAAGCATTCAAGAAGGTATATGAAACGTATGGACAGTTTGAGAATACATTTGCATCCACTTTAAGCGGTGCAGTAAAGAAAGATAACTTCATCGCCAATGTAAGGCATTATGATTCAGCGCGGCATGCGGCGCTGTCGAATAACAACATCCCGGAAGAGGTGTATGATAACCTGGTCGGCACAGTCAATAAGAACCTTCATCTCCTGCAGCGGTATGTGAAGCTCCGTAAAAAAGTGCTCGGCTTGGATGAAGTTCATATGTATGACCTGTATACACCACTTGTCAAAGAAGTGAAGATGGACATCAGCTATGATGAAGCACAACAGATGATCCTTGACGGACTGAAACCGCTTGGCGAGGAATATGCCAATGTGCTGAAAGAAGGCTTTGAAAGCCGCTGGGTGGATGTAGTCGAGAACAAAGGTAAACGAAGCGGCGCCTATTCATCCGGTGCTTATGGCACCAATCCATACATCCTCATGAACTGGCAGGATAATGTGAATAATCTATTCACACTCGCCCATGAGTTCGGCCACAGTGTACACAGCTACTATACGAGAAAAACCCAGCCATATACTTATGGCCATTATTCCATCTTCGTTGCAGAAGTGGCATCCACATGCAATGAAGCATTATTGAATGATTACTTGTTGAACACGATCGAGGACGAAAAGAAGCGCCTTTACCTGTTGAATCATTATCTGGAAGGCTTCAGGGGCACGGTATTCCGCCAAACGATGTTTGCAGAGTTCGAACATCTCATCCATAAAAAGGCGCAGGAAGGAGAGGCGCTTACTTCTGAATTCCTCACGAAAGAGTACTATGAATTGAACAAGAAATATTTCGGCGATGACATTGCGATCGACGAAGAAATTGGGCTGGAGTGGGCACGGATCCCGCACTTCTATTACAATTATTATGTATACCAGTACGCAACAGGATTCTCGGCTGCAACCGCGCTCAGTCAACAAATCCTTGAAGAAGGCGAACCTGCTGTAGAACGGTACATTGACTTCCTGAAAGCAGGAAGCTCCGACTACCCGATTGAAGTATTGAAGAAGGCCGGCGTCGATGTGACTACCACTAAACCTGTGGAAGATGCATGCAAAGTATTTGAAGAAAAGTTAAATGAAATGGAAGAGCTGCTGGAGAAGCTTCAGTAA
- a CDS encoding ClpXP adapter SpxH family protein, protein MTLTRTDSWHHLKGCGRDKKPLEIYMFVDPLCPECWALEPILKKLHIEYGQYFRIRYILSGQLASLNLATKRKQEDLAQQWDKTASRSGMSCDGSLWIENPIDSPYIASFAIKAAELQGKHSGIRFLRFLQERLFLQKQDISNIEVLKECASAAKLDLGEFMNDINSSSASKAFQCDVKITSEMEVDEIPTLVFFNENIEDEGLKITGLYGYEVYVHIIEEMLAAKPEKQPLPPLEVFMKYYRVVASKEIAVVYDLSIEEVEKQMKKWTLQQKVKKLPAKHGTFWKYLN, encoded by the coding sequence ATGACGTTGACTAGAACAGACAGCTGGCATCACCTTAAAGGATGCGGACGGGATAAGAAACCCCTGGAAATATATATGTTTGTCGACCCTCTGTGTCCGGAATGTTGGGCGCTCGAACCGATACTGAAGAAATTGCATATTGAGTACGGCCAATATTTCCGGATCCGATATATATTAAGCGGACAGCTCGCATCCCTGAATCTCGCAACCAAGCGGAAACAGGAAGACCTTGCCCAGCAGTGGGATAAAACAGCCAGCCGTTCAGGTATGTCCTGCGACGGAAGTTTATGGATCGAGAATCCAATAGACTCACCATATATCGCTTCATTCGCGATCAAAGCGGCAGAGCTTCAAGGAAAGCATTCAGGCATCCGTTTCTTACGGTTCTTGCAGGAAAGATTATTCCTGCAGAAACAAGATATTTCAAATATCGAGGTCCTCAAGGAATGTGCCAGTGCGGCCAAGCTTGATCTCGGTGAATTCATGAATGATATCAACTCATCTTCTGCTTCCAAGGCGTTTCAGTGTGACGTGAAGATCACTTCTGAGATGGAAGTGGATGAAATCCCCACCCTCGTCTTCTTTAATGAGAATATTGAAGATGAAGGCTTGAAGATTACGGGACTGTATGGATATGAAGTATACGTTCATATCATTGAAGAAATGCTTGCGGCTAAGCCCGAGAAGCAGCCCTTGCCTCCGCTTGAGGTGTTCATGAAATATTATCGTGTAGTCGCTTCGAAGGAAATAGCCGTCGTATATGATTTATCGATTGAGGAAGTCGAGAAGCAAATGAAGAAGTGGACCCTTCAGCAAAAAGTGAAGAAGCTCCCTGCAAAGCACGGGACTTTTTGGAAATATCTTAATTGA
- a CDS encoding globin domain-containing protein has protein sequence MVEKPQMPYDLIGEKNLSMLVDTFYDKVSNHPELAPIFPDDLTETARKQKQFLTQYLGGPALYTEEHGHPMLRARHLPFPITQSRAKAWLSCMHEAMDEVNLEGPVRDDFFHRLVLTANHMVNTEQGHDVD, from the coding sequence ATGGTCGAGAAACCACAAATGCCTTATGATCTTATCGGCGAAAAGAACCTCTCCATGCTCGTTGACACTTTTTATGATAAAGTATCCAATCATCCGGAATTAGCGCCTATATTCCCGGATGATTTAACCGAGACCGCTCGAAAACAAAAACAATTCTTAACGCAATATTTAGGAGGGCCTGCTCTTTATACGGAAGAGCACGGGCATCCCATGCTGCGGGCAAGACACCTTCCATTTCCCATCACACAATCACGGGCAAAGGCCTGGTTAAGCTGTATGCATGAGGCGATGGATGAAGTCAATCTAGAGGGTCCAGTAAGGGATGACTTCTTTCACCGGCTTGTATTGACCGCCAATCATATGGTGAATACAGAACAGGGTCATGACGTTGACTAG
- a CDS encoding lytic transglycosylase domain-containing protein: MNVQQLKTMMELQALNSLGSLSSVQQSSGQSSDLFQQLLNQAIYSGQNPDSLTQALGSVRDAISSKSSFSPAQAFTGLTHVKSTGMNAPQDTGEIVSRAAKQYGLSEKLINAVIKQESNFNAQAVSPAGASGLMQLMPSTARGLGVNNIFDPEENVFAGTKYLKQMLDKYNGDVHLALAAYNAGPGNVDKYNGIPPFKETTAYVKKVTDRYFA, encoded by the coding sequence ATGAATGTTCAGCAATTAAAAACGATGATGGAGCTTCAGGCACTCAACAGCCTGGGATCACTTTCTTCGGTTCAGCAGTCATCGGGACAATCCAGTGATTTATTTCAACAATTATTGAATCAGGCCATCTATTCGGGGCAGAACCCAGATTCATTGACTCAGGCACTTGGCTCGGTGAGGGACGCAATATCTTCTAAGTCATCCTTCTCTCCTGCGCAGGCCTTCACCGGTCTCACACATGTGAAGAGTACCGGAATGAATGCGCCCCAGGATACAGGGGAGATCGTCTCCCGTGCTGCAAAGCAGTATGGACTATCCGAGAAGCTGATCAACGCCGTCATCAAGCAGGAATCAAATTTCAATGCACAGGCTGTCAGCCCGGCAGGAGCATCCGGCCTCATGCAGCTCATGCCGAGTACTGCAAGGGGACTCGGTGTGAACAACATCTTTGATCCGGAAGAAAATGTATTTGCCGGAACCAAATATTTAAAACAAATGCTCGATAAATATAACGGAGATGTCCATCTGGCACTTGCAGCTTATAATGCAGGACCTGGAAACGTCGATAAATACAATGGCATACCACCGTTCAAGGAAACGACTGCTTATGTTAAAAAAGTGACAGACAGGTATTTCGCATGA
- a CDS encoding CYTH domain-containing protein: MAQEIEIEFKNLVTEEEFLLLTDHFHISEENFISQDNHYFDTVDFQLKNKHSALRIRQKDGTYTLTLKTPLKEDLLETHQPLSKEEAVSLLAGGTFPQGEVTEALQSMEINCDALELFGTLTTTRAEIDYKEGLLVFDKSSYLGKEDFELEYEAKERKSGEAAFRELLKQLNIPMRKTDNKIKRFYMEKFKQR; this comes from the coding sequence ATGGCACAGGAAATCGAAATTGAATTTAAGAATCTGGTGACGGAAGAGGAATTCTTATTATTGACCGACCATTTCCACATAAGCGAAGAGAATTTCATCTCCCAGGATAATCACTATTTTGATACAGTAGACTTTCAACTGAAGAATAAACACTCCGCCCTGCGGATCAGACAAAAAGACGGTACCTATACGTTGACTTTAAAAACGCCATTGAAAGAAGACCTCCTTGAAACGCACCAGCCCCTATCCAAAGAGGAAGCCGTCTCACTTCTGGCCGGGGGTACTTTCCCTCAAGGGGAGGTAACAGAAGCCCTTCAGTCCATGGAGATCAACTGTGATGCACTCGAGCTCTTCGGGACGCTGACGACCACCAGGGCTGAAATCGATTATAAGGAAGGCCTTCTCGTTTTTGACAAAAGCTCCTACTTAGGGAAAGAAGATTTCGAACTTGAGTATGAAGCGAAAGAAAGGAAATCGGGAGAAGCCGCATTCCGGGAGCTGTTGAAGCAATTAAATATCCCAATGAGAAAAACCGATAACAAAATCAAACGGTTCTATATGGAAAAATTCAAACAGCGTTGA
- a CDS encoding GTP pyrophosphokinase, with protein sequence MNHWEQFLAPYKQAVDELKIKLKGMRGEYELHNIHSPIEFVTGRVKPIASILDKANQKGIKLSNIGAELQDIAGLRMMCQFVEDIHVVVEKLRARKDFHIVEERDYVTCKKQSGYRSYHVVIEYPVQTIYGEKNILVEIQIRTLSMNFWATIEHSLNYKYSGQIPEQIRLRLQSAAEAAFRLDEEMSLIREEIQEAQAVFTHKKEKDQRVKSDNN encoded by the coding sequence ATGAATCATTGGGAACAATTTTTAGCTCCCTACAAGCAGGCCGTAGATGAATTGAAGATTAAGCTCAAAGGGATGAGGGGAGAATATGAACTTCACAACATCCATTCTCCCATAGAATTCGTGACCGGCAGGGTGAAGCCCATTGCAAGCATACTTGATAAAGCCAATCAGAAGGGAATCAAGTTATCAAATATAGGGGCCGAGCTTCAGGATATCGCTGGATTGAGGATGATGTGTCAATTCGTAGAGGATATACATGTGGTCGTCGAAAAGCTCCGTGCCAGAAAAGACTTTCACATCGTCGAGGAAAGAGACTATGTGACGTGTAAGAAACAAAGCGGATATCGATCTTATCATGTGGTGATAGAATATCCGGTCCAAACGATTTATGGGGAAAAAAATATACTGGTTGAAATACAGATTCGTACGCTGTCGATGAATTTCTGGGCCACGATCGAACACTCCCTGAATTACAAGTACAGCGGCCAGATCCCGGAACAAATCCGCCTCCGCCTGCAAAGCGCAGCGGAAGCGGCATTCAGACTGGATGAAGAGATGAGCTTGATCCGGGAAGAAATCCAGGAGGCCCAAGCCGTCTTCACCCATAAGAAAGAAAAGGACCAGCGGGTGAAAAGTGATAACAATTAA
- a CDS encoding NAD kinase, translating to MKFAITSKGDSKSNTLMHKMRTYLQDFNLVYDDDQPDIVISVGGDGTLLYAFHRYRSRLDKTAFVGVHTGHLGFYADWVPEEIEKLVIAIAKTPYQIIEYPLLETIIRYRHGGKETRYLALNESTVKSVEGTLVMDVEIRGQHFERFRGDGLCLSTPSGSTAYNKALGGAIIHPSLPAIQFAEMASINNRVFRTIGSPLILPAHHTCMLKPVNGPDFLVTIDHLSLLHKDVKSIQYRVADEKIRFARFRPFPFWKRVHDSFVADE from the coding sequence ATGAAGTTCGCGATAACATCAAAAGGTGATTCGAAATCCAATACGCTGATGCACAAAATGAGAACCTATCTCCAGGATTTCAATCTTGTGTACGATGATGACCAACCGGATATCGTCATTTCCGTAGGCGGGGACGGTACGCTTCTTTACGCATTCCACCGATACAGGTCACGGCTTGATAAAACGGCCTTTGTCGGCGTACATACGGGGCATTTGGGCTTTTATGCGGACTGGGTGCCTGAAGAGATTGAGAAGCTGGTCATCGCCATCGCCAAAACGCCTTATCAGATCATCGAATATCCTTTACTCGAAACAATCATCCGCTACCGTCACGGAGGAAAGGAAACCCGGTATCTTGCCCTGAATGAATCAACGGTGAAAAGTGTGGAAGGCACCCTGGTCATGGACGTGGAAATCAGGGGGCAGCATTTTGAAAGGTTCAGGGGAGACGGGCTCTGTCTTTCTACACCGTCTGGAAGTACAGCCTATAATAAGGCACTGGGTGGAGCGATCATCCATCCGTCACTACCGGCCATCCAATTCGCAGAGATGGCATCGATCAATAACCGGGTGTTCAGGACCATCGGTTCACCGCTGATCCTGCCAGCCCATCATACATGCATGTTAAAACCCGTGAACGGTCCCGATTTCCTTGTGACGATCGATCATCTCTCCCTGCTTCATAAAGATGTGAAAAGCATCCAGTACCGTGTCGCAGATGAGAAGATCCGGTTTGCCCGCTTCCGTCCATTCCCTTTCTGGAAACGGGTGCATGACTCCTTTGTCGCAGATGAGTGA
- a CDS encoding RluA family pseudouridine synthase: MYTLEWIIPASYEGKLMREFLIDQQISKRTLTAVKFEGGCITLNGKEENVRHPLSGGDVLTVRFPKEKESESLKAEEIRLPVLYEDDDVLVVDKPWGMKTIPTKDEPTGSLANAILGYYRRKDIRSTVHIVTRLDKDTSGLVLIAKHRHVHHLFSLQQKGREIKRSYEAFVEGVLEKEEGMIEEPIARKETSIIEREVSETGKYALTYYRVMKQFPRFAHIELNLETGRTHQIRVHMSFIQHPLAGDDLYGGSLALIKRQALHCKKLSFFHPVKKEWTIIEAAMPDDMRDVLEKQTCM, translated from the coding sequence ATGTATACATTGGAATGGATCATTCCTGCTTCATATGAAGGAAAGCTGATGAGGGAATTCCTCATCGATCAGCAGATTTCAAAACGAACCCTCACGGCAGTAAAATTTGAGGGCGGTTGTATCACACTCAACGGTAAAGAAGAAAATGTGCGGCATCCTTTGTCAGGCGGAGATGTCCTCACTGTCCGCTTCCCTAAAGAAAAAGAAAGCGAATCACTGAAGGCGGAAGAAATCCGTCTCCCGGTCCTGTATGAAGATGATGACGTGCTCGTTGTGGACAAACCATGGGGGATGAAAACGATCCCCACGAAGGACGAGCCGACAGGGAGCCTTGCGAACGCCATCCTGGGGTATTACCGGCGAAAGGATATCCGTTCCACGGTTCATATTGTCACCCGTTTGGATAAAGACACGTCTGGTCTTGTATTGATCGCAAAACATCGCCATGTCCATCATTTATTCAGCCTTCAACAAAAGGGCAGGGAAATCAAGCGTTCCTATGAAGCCTTTGTCGAAGGAGTGCTGGAGAAGGAAGAGGGCATGATCGAGGAGCCGATAGCCAGAAAAGAGACCAGTATCATCGAACGTGAAGTGAGTGAAACCGGTAAATACGCACTGACCTATTATAGAGTGATGAAGCAGTTTCCCCGGTTCGCCCACATTGAGTTGAACCTAGAAACCGGCCGGACCCATCAGATCCGAGTACATATGTCTTTCATTCAGCATCCCCTCGCAGGTGATGATCTTTATGGAGGCTCATTGGCGCTGATCAAGCGGCAGGCGCTTCATTGCAAAAAGCTTTCTTTTTTCCATCCTGTCAAAAAAGAATGGACCATTATCGAAGCTGCCATGCCTGATGATATGCGTGATGTCCTTGAGAAGCAAACATGTATGTAA